The Candidatus Kapaibacterium sp. genome has a segment encoding these proteins:
- a CDS encoding inositol monophosphatase, protein MLELLEKCAVEAALKAGAILKEGFGSTFEIKNKTGINNLVTEYDFKAENAIIETIKSYFPEHKFLAEETGDTGKEDSDYQWV, encoded by the coding sequence ATGTTAGAATTACTCGAAAAATGTGCTGTCGAAGCTGCCCTCAAAGCGGGAGCTATATTGAAAGAAGGCTTCGGTTCGACATTTGAAATAAAAAACAAGACAGGAATCAACAATTTGGTGACCGAATACGATTTCAAGGCTGAAAATGCCATAATTGAAACGATTAAGTCATATTTCCCCGAACATAAATTTTTGGCTGAAGAAACCGGAGATACCGGAAAAGAGGATTCGGACTATCAATGGGTAAT